Below is a genomic region from Campylobacter geochelonis.
TTTGCGCACTTTTTGCCTATGGAAATGCAAATTTGATAGTTAAATTTTTAAATTCACTCGATTTTAGTTTGCTTGATAAAAGCGATGATGAGATAAGAAAAACGCTTAAATCCCACAAATACCGCTTTCAAAGCGTTTTGGATGTGGCTGAGATTTTTATAACTATAAAACGCCTTAAAAACGACTCAAACATCGAAGATATAGTTAGAAATGGGCTTGAAAAAGATGGCAAGATTATCGATGGAATCAGCGCTTTGTGCGAGAAAATTTACTCGCTTAATCCTTATAGAAGCGATGGTTATGAATTTTTCTTTGGAAAAGTTGTAGAAAAAAACCAAAATCGCCATATAAACGTTATAATATGTTTTTAAGATGGATGGTTAGAGATAGCGATATTGATCTTGGGCTTTTTAAAAGTATCGATAAAAAAGAGCTTTTAATCCCGCTTGATGTGCATACTCATCGCGTTTCTTTGGCTATCGGGCTAATTGAGCGAAAAAGCTATGATTTTGAGGCTGTAAGATTGCTTACAGATAAGCTAAAAGAATTTGATGAAAAAGATCCTATAAAGTATGATTTCGCGCTTTATAGGCTTGGACAAAGTGGCGAAATAAACGATATTTTAAAGGATATGTGATGGAATTTGAAATTTGGCAGTTTGGCGTATTTTTTGCAGCTGGGTTAATCGGCGGTTTTATAGATGCTATTGCTGGTGGTGGTGGTCTTATATGTTTACCGGCGCTTATGGCTATGGGAGTTCCGCCACACGCAGCACTTGCTACAAACAAGCTTCAAGGAAGTTTTGGAACATTTACCGCGACTATGAACTTTGCAAAAAAAGGCTTTATAAATTTCAAAGAGCTTTTTGTAGGCATTGTTTGCACCTTTATAGGCGCTTGTATAGGGACTGTGCTTATACTTTTTATCGATGCTAAATTCTTAAAATTCCTAATCCCAGTTTTGCTACTAGCGATTTTTATCTACACTATCTTTTCGCCAAAATTAGGGGAAGAAGATAGACAAGCAAAGCTAAGTTCAAAGACGTTTTATCTGCTTTTTGGGCTTGGACTTGGCTTTTATGATGGCTTTTTTGGACCAGGGACTGGCTCGTTTTGGACGTTTGCCTTGGTTGGATTTTTAGGACTTGGTATGAAAAAAGCAGTCGCTCAAACAAAGGCTTTTAACTTTGTTTCAAACATCGTATCTTTAGCAGTTTTTATAGTTGGTGGGCAAATTTTATGGTTGGTTGGGCTTTTAATGGCGGTTGGTCAGATAGTTGGCGGATATCTTGGTTCAAATATGGTTATCAAAAAAGATGTTAAATTTATAAAAACCATGTTTTTGACTATGGTTGGACTAACGATTCTTAAGCTTATATATGATTTTATATAGGTAAATAGGCTAAAACGGCTTTATTTAAATAAAATTTAACCTAAACTAAGGTAGAATAAGCTAAAATTTTAAATTAATTCGAGGTTTTTATGTTAAAAGATATTTTTCTGTTTGCTGGCAGTTTGATTAGTTATAATCATACTTTTATTTATATTTTTCACTTTCTTTTGATTGTAGCGATAGTGGTTATACTAGCTAAAATGGCTACAAAATCTATGCAACTTGTCCCTAGAGGCGCTCAAAATATAGTAGAGGCTTACTTAAGTGGAGTTTTATCTATAGGAAAAGATGCTATGGGAAGTTATGAGTATTCAAGAAGATATCTACCTTTGATAGCAACTTTAGGACTTATTATTTTTATAGCTAACATTGTTGGTATGATACCTGGTTTTGAGGCTCCAACTGCTAGTTTGAACCTAACTTTAGCACTTACACTTTGTGTATTTATCTACTACCATATCGAAGGTATTAGAACTCATGGATTTTTTGCTTATATGAAGCATTTTATGGGTCCAGTTGCGGTTATGGCACCTTTGATGTTTGTTATAGAGATTATTTCACACTTTTCAAGGATAGTATCTCTGTCTTTCCGTCTTTTTGGAAACATCAGAGGGGATGATTTGTTCTTGCTGGTTATGTTAACGCTTGCGCCTTGGTTTGTTCCTATGGTTCCATATGCGCTACTTACATTTATGGCGATTTTACAAACATTTATCTTTATGGTTTTAAGTTATGTATATTTAGCTGGTGCGGTTGTCATAGACGAGCACTAAGCTGATGAGATATCTGCTACATTTTTTACTTGGTGCATCTTGGGCGATTTTCGTCTTGGGTGCGCTTTTTTATATACTTTTTTTACCAAATTTAAATTTCTTTTTTATGATAGCTTGTATGGTGCCGGGTGCTTTACTTATTTTTATATTTACACTTACTTTAGAAAATATCGAGCTTAAAAAGAAAAATATCTCTTAAGTTTATCAAATTTAAAACTTTTTATTGATACAATACATAATTAAAATTTTAAAAGGATTATGATGTTTGAGACAGTTATCGGCTTAGAAGTTCACTGCCAACTAAATACAAAAACTAAAATTTTCTGTTCATGTTCTACAAGCTTTGGCGATAAGGCTAACACTCATGTTTGCCCTGTATGTTTGGCGCTTCCTGGTGCTTTGCCGGTTTTAAACAAGGCAGCGGTTTTGAAAGCTATAAGTTTTGGAACAGCGGTAAATGCAACTATAAACCAAAATTCGGTATTTGATAGAAAAAATTACTTTTATCCAGATCTTCCAAAAGCTTATCAAATTTCTCAGTTTACCATACCTATCGTTGAGCATGGCGAGCTTTTTATAAATGTTAATGGCGTTGAAAAACGCATAGGTATCACAAGAGCGCATTTAGAAGAAGATGCTGGTAAGAATAACCACGAGGACTCAAGAAGTTTAGTTGATTTAAACAGAGCTGGAACGCCTTTGCTTGAAATCGTAAGTGAGCCAGACATGAGAAGTAGCGATGAGGCGGTCGCTTATCTTAAAAAACTGCACTCGATTTTACGTTTTTTAAATATAAGCGATGCAAATATGCAAGAAGGAAGCTTTAGGTGTGATGTAAACGTCTCAATCCGCCCAAAAGGCGATGAAAAACTCTACACCAGAGTCGAAGTTAAAAACATAAATTCATTTAAATTTATCCAAAAAGCTATCGAGTATGAAGTAGAGCGTCAAGTTTCGGCGTGGGAAGATGGCAAATATGATAAAGAAGTCTTTCAAGAAACCAGACTGTTTGATGCAAGTAACGGCACGACAAGATCAATGAGAGGCAAAGAAGATAGCGCTGAGTATAGATACTTCCCAGATCCAGACTTGTTGCCAGTTTTTATAACAGATGAGATGATGAAAGACGCAACACAAATTCCAGAGCTTCCTGATCAAAAAAGAGCTAGATATATAAGCGAGTTAGGTATTAAAGAAAACGATGCTGATGTACTAATCTCAACTTATGAGAGCGCTAAGTATTTTGAAGACTTAATAAATGATAACCATGAGCCAAAACTGTGCGTTACATGGTTAAATGTCGAGCTTTTAGCGCGTTTAAAAAATGGCGCTACAATCGAAACAAGCCCAGTTGATAGCTCTAAAATGAATCAGCTTTTAACACGTATTGAAGATAAAACCATATCTCAAAAAGCGGCTAAAGATGTGCTTGACTATCTTATGGAGCGCGATGATAGCGTTGATAGCGTTATCGAAAAGCTTGGACTGAAACAAATCAGCGATGATGGCTCGATTTTAGCGGTGATTGATGATGTTTTAAATAAAAACCCAGATAAGGTAGCTGAGTATAAGAGTGGCAAAGATAAGCTTTTTGGCTTTTTTGTCGGTCAAGTGATGAAAGAGGGCAAGGGCGCGTTTAACCCTGCTAAAGTAAATGAACTACTAAAGAAGAAAATCTGATGAAAATAGCAGTTATAGGCGCTGGTAAATGGGGAGAAGCCCTTTTTAACGCATTTAGCGAAAACAACGAGTGTGTTATCACATCAAGAACTAAAAAAAATATAAAAAATTTTGTAAATTTAAAGCAAGCTTTAGAGGCTGAGTATCTTGTGTTTTCGTTATCTACGCAGATAACTGCTAGTTGGCTTAAAGAAAATTTTATCAACAAAAATCAAAAAATCCTAATCGCTTCAAAAGGAATCGATGCAAAATCTGGTAAATTTTTAAACGAAATTTTTGAAGAGTATACCGATAGTTCGAATTTAACATTTCTTTCAGGACCATCATTTGCAAGTGAGGTTATGCAAAAGCTTCCTTGCGCCGTTGTCGTAAGCTCGAAAAATACAGCATTAGCTGCCACTTTTGCATCGTTTTTTCCAAGCTACATAAAAGCGTATTGGGCGAGCGATGTTGTTGGCGCTGAAATTTGTGGTGCTTATAAAAATATAATCGCTATAGCAAGTGGGATTTGCGATGGGCTAAATTTAGGCAACAACGCAAGAGCTAGTTTGATAGCTCGTGGGCTTGTAGAGATGAGCAGGTTTGGTAAATTTTTTGGCGCGCAAGATGATACATTCTTAGGTCTTAGTGGAGCTGGAGATTTGTTTTTAACCGCTTCAAGCGCACTTTCTAGAAACTATAGAGTTGGATTTGGTTTAGCAAAAGGCAAAAGCTTAGATGAGATTTTAAGCGAACTTGGCGAGGTGGCTGAGGGTGTTTTAACCTCTAAAGCAGTCTTAAGTCTAGCCAACAAACACCAAATTTATACTCCTATCGCAACAGAAGTGGCTTTGATAATGGATGGTAAAAATCCAAAAGATAGCATGATAGATTTGCTAAGAAAAAAGTAGTTTTAAACACGCTTTAAAACTTGCACCACTTTTAAGACTTCTATATATTAAATTTAATATTTTTTATTATTAAATTTAACAGATAAAACAGACAGATAATCTAAAATAAAAGCTTAGTTGTTATGTTGATAAAACTGTTTGATAAAGCGAAGAAAATTTTTCGATATTTGGCTACCAATCTGCAGATTTAAGATTTATCATTAAGCAGGATTTGGCAAAATAATTTATATTTTATATAGCCATAAAGCTTTGATATAAATTTGACCTTTATTGAATAATGTTTTTAAAAATTCTTGTTTTATAGAGTGGCATAGCAAGAAAATTAATATAAAAATTGATAGTTAAGCACACCTTTGGCGTGTTTAACTATGACTTATTGTTTTTTTGCATAAATTATACAGTCTTAAAACGGTTTATTTTAATTAAGCTAAAATTGTCTTTGAAGTCTGCTTCTTATATCGTCATTTATTGCTTCAGAATTTTCTAAATATCTGCTTACAAACTCTTCAAATTTACTTAAAAAACTAAAGAGTTTTTCTTCCCATACTGATGAGTTTTGGTTGCTTTGGTATGTATCTTTTATATAGAGAATTTCATTTTTTAAACTCTCTACGCCAAGCTCAAATTCGCTTTTTAGCTTGCTATCTTTTAGCGTCACATCACCAAGCGTAAGCCCACGCTCAAGCTCATCTATCTCTAAAACTATAAAATCACAAAGGTTTAAATACCGACTCATATCTGGATTTTGCTCCACTTCATCAAGTTTTTTGCTAACTTTTTGAATTTGCAAATAAACTATAAATCCAACGATTAAAGCAGCTATAAACATCGCTCCTATATTAAACACTCTTTGCTCCTTTTATTCCATTTATTGTGATTAAAATCAAACTTATCCATATCATAACAAAACTTATCAACCTATAAACATCAAATTCCTCTTTGTATAAAAAGATAGCCAAAAGTGTTGTCATGGTTGGACTGATGTATTGTAAGTAACCGATGGTAGAAAGTTTTAGCTTTGTGGCTGCTGAGTTAAATGTCAATAATGGCGCTACTGTTACTATGCCAGAAATTACTAGTAAAAAGCCAATTTGGTTAAAACCAAAGCTTCCACTACCTTTAACTTGTAAAAATACGATGTAAATCAAGGCAAAAATCGCCCAAAAAAACGTCTCTATAAAAAGCCCCTCAAAAGATGGCACAGCGAGTTTTTTCTTAATAAGCCCATATATAGCAAAAAGCGCTGGAAGTAAAATAGCTATAAAAGGAATTTTACCAAGTATAAAAATCTGCAAAAGTATCGCGCATACAACGATGGCGATTGAAATTTTGCCCAAAGTCGATGGCTTTTCTTTAAAAACTATAGCGCCAAGTATTATATACATCAAAGGATTGATAAAATACCCCAAACTTGCTTCAAGAATTTGGTTAGAATTTACAGCATATATGTAAATTCCCCAGTTTACTGCGACAAAAAAACCACTTAAAACAAGCTTAAAAACAACATTTCTATCAAGAAAATATCTTTTCAAACTCATCATTTTGTTACTAAATTTAATAAACAAAAAGACAAAAATAGCTGACCAAAAAATCCTATGAGCTAAAATTTCAGTTGCATCAACATCTTTCAAAAGTTTAAAGTATATAGGGAAAATTCCCCACATAACGAAGGTTGCAACACCATAAAATAGTCCTATTTTTGTTTCGTCTTTTTCCATTTTACCCCATTTTTTTGCGATATTTTACGGCTATTTGGTTTAATATCTGCTTTAGTTTGGTTTTTTAAGATAAATTTCGCTAAACTCATAAAATTTTAACTACTAAGGAAAGAGATGACTTGGAACAGAGATTCATGGAGAAAATATAACATAAAACAACAACCAACTTATCCGAATTTATCGGAGTTAAACGCAGTTGAAGAGAAACTTTCAACTTTGCCACCACTGATATTTGCTGGAGAGGTTAGAAACCTAAAACAAGAGCTTGAAAAAGCAGTTTTGGGAAAAAGTTTTTTACTTCAAGGCGGGGATTGTGCGGAGAGTTTTTTAAACTACAGAGCAGATAGCATTAAAAATATGTTTAAAGTCATACTTCAAATGGCGATAGTTATGACATTTGCTGGTGGTTTTCCAGTGATAAAAGTAGGGCGCATAGCAGGGCAGTTTGCAAAGCCAAGAAGTAGCGATTTTGAAGAGATTGATGGGGTAACGCTTCCAAGTTATAGAGGCGATATAATAAATGGCTTTGAATTTAGCGAATCAGCAAGAGTGCCAAATCCTCAAAGAATGATAGATGCTTACTACCAAAGCGCTTCGACAATGAACCTTTTAAGGGCATTTTCGCGTGGCGGTTTGGCAAATTTAAACGAAATTCACAGATGGAATTTGGGCTTTATAAATAGAGCTGATTTAGATGAGCGGTTAAATAAGCTAGTTCATGATTTAACAGAAGCGCTAAATTTCATGGATGCGTGCGGTATAAACTCAAAAAACACTCCAAGTATAAATGAAACAGTGCTTTACACATCGCATGAAGCGCTACTTTTACCTTATGAAGAGGCTTTGACTAGGGTTGATAGTATAAGTGGGGATTGGTATGATTGTTCTGCTCATATGCTTTGGATAGGTGAACGAACAAGGGAGCTTGAAGATGCGCATGTGCATTTTTTAAGCGGGGTTAAAAACCCAATCGGCGTAAAAGTCGGACCAACAGCAAGCGCTGATGATGTGCTAAGACTAGCAGAAAAACTAAACCCGCAAAATGAAATCGGAAAGCTAAATATCATCGTTAGAATGGGTGCTGATAAGATAGGCGATAGGCTACCGCAAATTTTACGTGATGTTAAAAAAGAGGGCGTTCACATACTTTGGAGCAGTGATCCAATGCATGGAAATACCGTAAAAACGTCAAACAACTATAAAACACGCGAATTTGATAAAGTCTTAAAAGAGGTTCAAAATTTCTTTGAAATTCATAAAGCAGAGGGAACTTATCCTGGTGGCATTCATCTTGAAATGACAGGAGAAGATGTCACAGAGTGTACTGGTGGCGCATTTAATGTAACAGAAAGCACGCTTGCTAAACGCTACGAAACACAGTGTGATCCAAGGCTTAATGCAAACCAAGCGCTTGAGCTTGCATTTTTGGTAGCGGATTTGCTTAAAAACTTTAAATAGGGCGATTATGAAGCTAATAACATATAAAAATGGAAACAAATTTAGACTAGGAGTTATCGCAACTGATGGCTCTGTGTTTGATTTTAGCGAGGTTGGACTTGAGTTTTATGATATGAGTGATTTTGTTATAAACAGAAGTGAAAATGACCTTAAAAAGCTAAAAGAGCTATCTTTAAAAAGCGGTGGGCTTAGTTATGAAAAGCTTGAAAAATGCGCTGCGATTATCACTCCGCGTCAAGACATTATATGCTTAGGACTTAACTATATGGCGCATGCGGCTGAGTCGTATAAATATAAAAATAAAGAATTTGATGGCAAAAGAGAAGAGGCGGTTTACTTTTCAAAACGTGTAAATGAAGCAGTTGGCGATGGCGGTAGAATCGACCCGCACTCGAATTTAACATCAAAGCTTGATTATGAAGTCGAGCTTGGTGTTATCATAGGAAAAGATGCAAAAAATGTTAGCCAAAAAGATGCAAAAGAGTATATTTTTGGTTATACGATTATAAATGACATTAGCGCAAGAGATATCCAAAACAGACACAAACAGTGGTATTTTGGTAAAAGCCTTGACACATCAACTCCAATGGGACCTTATATAGTAACAGCCGATGAGTTAGATAGCTCAAATTTGGATATAAAATCTTTTGTAAATGGCGAACTTAGGCAAAGCTCAAACACGTCTTTGATGATATTTGATGAGAGTTTTGTTATAGCTGAACTTAGCGCTGGTATGAGTTTAAAAGCAGGAACAATCATATCTATGGGAACTCCAAGTGGCGTTGGTATGGGCTTTGAACCACCAAAATTTTTAAAAGCTGGCGATGAAGTAGTGTGCGAGATAGAAGGTATAGGAACTCTTAGAAACTATATTTGTTAAAGTAAATTTAGGTATTTTATTTAGTTTAAATTTGATATAATTTCTTAAATTTATTTAAGGAAAATGTATGAAAAAGGTAAAAAGAGTAGGCATAATAGGCGGAATGGGCTCTTTAGCTAGCGTTGATTTGTATGCTAAAGTAGTTGCCCTAACGCCTGCTAAAAAAGACCAAGATCATGTGCTGCTTACGATAGATAACAACGCAGCTATCCCTGATAGAACTGAGT
It encodes:
- a CDS encoding TSUP family transporter; this encodes MEFEIWQFGVFFAAGLIGGFIDAIAGGGGLICLPALMAMGVPPHAALATNKLQGSFGTFTATMNFAKKGFINFKELFVGIVCTFIGACIGTVLILFIDAKFLKFLIPVLLLAIFIYTIFSPKLGEEDRQAKLSSKTFYLLFGLGLGFYDGFFGPGTGSFWTFALVGFLGLGMKKAVAQTKAFNFVSNIVSLAVFIVGGQILWLVGLLMAVGQIVGGYLGSNMVIKKDVKFIKTMFLTMVGLTILKLIYDFI
- a CDS encoding class II 3-deoxy-7-phosphoheptulonate synthase; the protein is MTWNRDSWRKYNIKQQPTYPNLSELNAVEEKLSTLPPLIFAGEVRNLKQELEKAVLGKSFLLQGGDCAESFLNYRADSIKNMFKVILQMAIVMTFAGGFPVIKVGRIAGQFAKPRSSDFEEIDGVTLPSYRGDIINGFEFSESARVPNPQRMIDAYYQSASTMNLLRAFSRGGLANLNEIHRWNLGFINRADLDERLNKLVHDLTEALNFMDACGINSKNTPSINETVLYTSHEALLLPYEEALTRVDSISGDWYDCSAHMLWIGERTRELEDAHVHFLSGVKNPIGVKVGPTASADDVLRLAEKLNPQNEIGKLNIIVRMGADKIGDRLPQILRDVKKEGVHILWSSDPMHGNTVKTSNNYKTREFDKVLKEVQNFFEIHKAEGTYPGGIHLEMTGEDVTECTGGAFNVTESTLAKRYETQCDPRLNANQALELAFLVADLLKNFK
- a CDS encoding NAD(P)H-dependent glycerol-3-phosphate dehydrogenase, which codes for MMKIAVIGAGKWGEALFNAFSENNECVITSRTKKNIKNFVNLKQALEAEYLVFSLSTQITASWLKENFINKNQKILIASKGIDAKSGKFLNEIFEEYTDSSNLTFLSGPSFASEVMQKLPCAVVVSSKNTALAATFASFFPSYIKAYWASDVVGAEICGAYKNIIAIASGICDGLNLGNNARASLIARGLVEMSRFGKFFGAQDDTFLGLSGAGDLFLTASSALSRNYRVGFGLAKGKSLDEILSELGEVAEGVLTSKAVLSLANKHQIYTPIATEVALIMDGKNPKDSMIDLLRKK
- a CDS encoding F0F1 ATP synthase subunit A, whose translation is MLKDIFLFAGSLISYNHTFIYIFHFLLIVAIVVILAKMATKSMQLVPRGAQNIVEAYLSGVLSIGKDAMGSYEYSRRYLPLIATLGLIIFIANIVGMIPGFEAPTASLNLTLALTLCVFIYYHIEGIRTHGFFAYMKHFMGPVAVMAPLMFVIEIISHFSRIVSLSFRLFGNIRGDDLFLLVMLTLAPWFVPMVPYALLTFMAILQTFIFMVLSYVYLAGAVVIDEH
- the gatB gene encoding Asp-tRNA(Asn)/Glu-tRNA(Gln) amidotransferase subunit GatB, whose translation is MFETVIGLEVHCQLNTKTKIFCSCSTSFGDKANTHVCPVCLALPGALPVLNKAAVLKAISFGTAVNATINQNSVFDRKNYFYPDLPKAYQISQFTIPIVEHGELFINVNGVEKRIGITRAHLEEDAGKNNHEDSRSLVDLNRAGTPLLEIVSEPDMRSSDEAVAYLKKLHSILRFLNISDANMQEGSFRCDVNVSIRPKGDEKLYTRVEVKNINSFKFIQKAIEYEVERQVSAWEDGKYDKEVFQETRLFDASNGTTRSMRGKEDSAEYRYFPDPDLLPVFITDEMMKDATQIPELPDQKRARYISELGIKENDADVLISTYESAKYFEDLINDNHEPKLCVTWLNVELLARLKNGATIETSPVDSSKMNQLLTRIEDKTISQKAAKDVLDYLMERDDSVDSVIEKLGLKQISDDGSILAVIDDVLNKNPDKVAEYKSGKDKLFGFFVGQVMKEGKGAFNPAKVNELLKKKI
- the rarD gene encoding EamA family transporter RarD, whose protein sequence is MEKDETKIGLFYGVATFVMWGIFPIYFKLLKDVDATEILAHRIFWSAIFVFLFIKFSNKMMSLKRYFLDRNVVFKLVLSGFFVAVNWGIYIYAVNSNQILEASLGYFINPLMYIILGAIVFKEKPSTLGKISIAIVVCAILLQIFILGKIPFIAILLPALFAIYGLIKKKLAVPSFEGLFIETFFWAIFALIYIVFLQVKGSGSFGFNQIGFLLVISGIVTVAPLLTFNSAATKLKLSTIGYLQYISPTMTTLLAIFLYKEEFDVYRLISFVMIWISLILITINGIKGAKSV
- a CDS encoding fumarylacetoacetate hydrolase family protein, translating into MKLITYKNGNKFRLGVIATDGSVFDFSEVGLEFYDMSDFVINRSENDLKKLKELSLKSGGLSYEKLEKCAAIITPRQDIICLGLNYMAHAAESYKYKNKEFDGKREEAVYFSKRVNEAVGDGGRIDPHSNLTSKLDYEVELGVIIGKDAKNVSQKDAKEYIFGYTIINDISARDIQNRHKQWYFGKSLDTSTPMGPYIVTADELDSSNLDIKSFVNGELRQSSNTSLMIFDESFVIAELSAGMSLKAGTIISMGTPSGVGMGFEPPKFLKAGDEVVCEIEGIGTLRNYIC